The stretch of DNA CTGTccgaagaaagggaaaagaaaatagaATAAACATCTGAAGAATACATCTTGCAAGAGCTATAGATACTCTAAAAATAAAAGGAGAAATGatgttgcacccagggaagttAACCAATGTAACTATAATTGGTTAAATCAAGACCTCAAGACATCACCTGATGCTTAAGATTAACCTGAACAACGGATGATAATCTGGAACCAATATCGCTTTATTGGATACAAACTTATCATATCAATACAACAATTTCAGAAGAACACAAGACATGCTCATGGCAAAATGAAGCTCAGGTGAAAATTCCCTCACCTTCGAGAAAAAGGAGCCACATAATTCTGGAGCTCGATACCATCTAGTTGCCACATAATCCTACAGAAAAGGATGCAAAATCATAGGCAACAAGTTTTGGCTGTTCAGTAAATAAAATTATGCTCAACAGTATCAAAATGTCtaccgtccagaatatggctgATGGGGTGTCACAGAATGACACACGGGCAAGGCCAAAATCACAAATCTTCAGCTTGCAGTCAGCATTGGCTAGAATATTCTTGGGCTTAAGATCCCGATGGAAAACGCTTGCTGCAAAATCAAGACTTACAGAATGAGCATAGAAACCATACATAACAAGATCTGAAAAACTATTAACAAATCCCATATATGTGGAATCTAACAACCTGCATGAATGTACTTCATTCCACGGAGCAGCTGGTACAAGAAGAACTGGTGATGCTCTGCTGTCAGATCATCATTTGCTTTTATTACCTGATGGAGATCCGACTCCATCAACTCAAAGATTACATATATGTCCCTGAATTCTCTCCTCGAAGGAGGAAGCATAATGTGCTTGATCTCAACTAAGTCTGGGTGACGCAGCAACCGGAGCAGCTTGATCTCCCTAAGGATGCGAGTTGCATCGGAGACATGATCAAAGACATCAACAATCTTCTTGATAGCCACACGCTCACCAGTCTGGGTGTCGACAGCAGCAGCCACAACACCGTAGCTACCTTTGCCAATGACTTCGCTAACCTGATACCGGTTTGCCTCACCATACTCTGTAAAGAATTCAGACTCCTGAAAGAGAGCAAGCGAACTGTTACCAAATGCTAGATGGTGCAAATATTCCAGTGTGGTACAGCGGACATATAGGATTATTATGCGAACAGGAAAAAAATACCGCATTTCACTGTACAGACTCTGGTAACCAAGGATTGAAGCTTCAAAAACATGAACCTACTGGAGGACATTTTGTGATCCTTTCAGATTTAGTTTGGATTAGAGGGTCACTGCTACTTGGTTAGTAAAGACTGAATGCGATTGTTCCCAAATCAATAGTAAGTTGGCAACCACCAGTGCCCCATCAAAAGTCAACAAGGAACACTGCACCCCCAAAAGAAAACTTCTACTGCAATCGGCCTGTGCCCTGTTCTACTGCTGGCATTGATTCAGTTTCAAATGACAGGGACATGAAAAAGGCAGTACACCAGTAGTAGTCCCCTGAATCTTCCAAAAGTCAGTACTGCAGATTGCACGATGTTTCCCTGAAGCACAAGGATTGTCCCAAACGCACATTGGTTATCGAAGCATCGTTCGGATGCCTCATTGAGCACGACCATCTCTGAAGTCAGAACCCAACTATGCAGATCCAAAAGCACTTACAAGAAGGCACAAGATCATTCAATGGAATTCTGTTCACCCTGCCCAGGACGCGAAGAGTTAAACTTCCGCACCCCACTATGAAACGGTAACCGCCATCAGGAATCTCGTGACCTCGCAACGAGGGTAATGTGAGCAGCCGCCGTCCGCGCACGGATCCAAACATCACGATCAGAGCAGATGGGAACAGAAAAGAAGCAAAGGAAGGAGAGCAGAACAGGCCGCAAAGATCCACGAGAGCGATCACGGGGACGCTGTTGAGTTGACCCACCTTCTTGCTCGGATCCATGGGTGGCGGCTTCGTGCGCACCGGCGCGCGCGGACCTGCGCACCGCTCCTCGAAGACAATGCACCCCTCGGGCGCGGACTCCGGGCCCTCGGCGACCTCCTGCCAcccttcctcctcctgctcctcctcctcggcgtTGTACTGGCGCGGGAGCGAGTGGGCGTGGAGGTCTTTGCTGGTGGCGGTGTGGTCGTTGTTGGTGGTGGAGGTCAGGTGGAAGGAGGGTGAGGAGGAGACGCGGCGCGAGCGGTGTCGGAGCCAGCGGAGGAGGGAGCGGGCGCGGCCGCCCATAAACCGCGCGCCCTGGGCatcgggcgcgcgcgcggcccggGCGGTGGGCGTGCTCCCGGCACCTGGGGACGCCCGGCCGCCGCGGGGAGCGCGTCGCGGGGGAGGAACGGAGGGGGAGCAGCGCAgcgaggccgaggccgaggcgcgcGGGGCGGTGCCGTGGCGAGGCGTGCGGGGACGTGGCGGTTCGTGCCTGTTGGGACTTTGGGGTGGCCGGGCCGGGGGATGGGCGGGGAACGGCGGAACTCGAGTGGGAGGGGCGTGGGGAGCACGAGCACGGACGGTAGGCTAGGGAACGGCGTTTCAATCTGCAGACTGGGGAACACGTCGGCGTGGCACGGGAAACTGTTTCTGCTTCCCCCTCGAGTATGTCTTGTTTATTTATCTTTATGGGAGGTGAAATCTTAGAAAACACAAAGTCTAATGAAAATGATGGAAATTGCAGTCAATCGAATCCGTCCATTTTTCATCTGACGGCCATCTATCTTTCTTCAttatctctctctcttttcaaACTACTTTCATGCTATGGGAGCATAGGAAATAGTGGTCAAAGTTGTTTGTTGAAGATTACTATGTCAGATATCCAAAACATTACAGA from Panicum hallii strain FIL2 chromosome 3, PHallii_v3.1, whole genome shotgun sequence encodes:
- the LOC112887552 gene encoding mitogen-activated protein kinase 17-like, translating into MGGRARSLLRWLRHRSRRVSSSPSFHLTSTTNNDHTATSKDLHAHSLPRQYNAEEEEQEEEGWQEVAEGPESAPEGCIVFEERCAGPRAPVRTKPPPMDPSKKESEFFTEYGEANRYQVSEVIGKGSYGVVAAAVDTQTGERVAIKKIVDVFDHVSDATRILREIKLLRLLRHPDLVEIKHIMLPPSRREFRDIYVIFELMESDLHQVIKANDDLTAEHHQFFLYQLLRGMKYIHAASVFHRDLKPKNILANADCKLKICDFGLARVSFCDTPSAIFWTDYVATRWYRAPELCGSFFSKYTPAIDIWSVGCIFAELLTGKPLFPGKNVVHQLDLMTDLLGTPSAESISKIRNEKARRYLSNMRKKPRVPFTKKFPGVDPMALHLLERLLAFDPKERPSAAEALTDPYFNGLANSEREPIAQPISKLEFEFEKRKLGKDDVRELIYREILEYHPQMLQEYLRGGDQNQMTFMFPSGVDRFRRQFAHLEEGTAKGEKPSPQLRQNVSLPRERVIGNKHGDGNAGNKPAQASVTDGVNQPGLSARSLLKSESISASKCIGEKSKHVNDEDPIMETDETVDEVSKKIAQLKT